In Bacillus sp. KH172YL63, one genomic interval encodes:
- the glyA gene encoding serine hydroxymethyltransferase: protein MSKIAKQDPEIYAAIQDELERQRTKIELIASENFVSEAVMEAQGSVLTNKYAEGYPGRRYYGGCEHVDVAENLARDRAKQIFGAEHANVQPHSGAQANMAVYFTILEQGDTVLGMNLSHGGHLTHGSAVNFSGVQYNFVEYGVDEEKHLINYEDVRQKALEHKPKLIVAGASAYPRAIDFAKFREIADEVGAYLMVDMAHIAGLVAAGLHQNPVPYADFVTTTTHKTLRGPRGGMILCKEEFAKKIDKSIFPGIQGGPLMHVIAAKAVAFGEALQDSFKDYAANIIDNAKRLGEGLVKEGIDLVSGGSDNHLLLIDLRSLGLTGKVAEKVLDEIGITVNKNTIPFDPESPFVTSGIRIGTAAVTSRGFGLEDMDEIASIMALTLKNHEDEAKLEEARQRVIDLTGKFELYPER from the coding sequence ATGAGTAAGATTGCCAAGCAAGATCCGGAAATTTATGCAGCGATTCAAGATGAATTAGAACGTCAACGGACGAAGATCGAGTTAATTGCATCTGAAAACTTTGTCAGTGAAGCCGTCATGGAAGCACAAGGCTCTGTGCTGACAAATAAGTATGCAGAGGGGTACCCAGGTCGTCGCTATTATGGTGGCTGTGAGCATGTGGACGTAGCAGAAAATCTTGCCCGCGATCGTGCGAAACAGATCTTTGGAGCAGAACATGCGAACGTTCAGCCTCACTCAGGAGCACAAGCCAATATGGCAGTCTACTTCACAATCCTTGAGCAAGGAGATACGGTGCTTGGGATGAACCTTTCCCACGGTGGGCATTTGACTCACGGAAGTGCCGTAAACTTCAGTGGTGTTCAATATAATTTCGTAGAATACGGTGTGGATGAAGAGAAGCACCTGATCAATTATGAAGATGTAAGACAGAAAGCGTTGGAACATAAACCGAAGCTGATCGTAGCGGGAGCGAGTGCCTACCCGAGAGCGATCGATTTCGCGAAGTTCCGTGAAATCGCCGATGAAGTCGGTGCTTATCTGATGGTGGACATGGCTCACATCGCCGGACTTGTAGCGGCTGGCCTTCACCAGAACCCGGTTCCGTACGCAGACTTCGTCACAACAACGACGCACAAAACATTGCGCGGACCTCGCGGAGGAATGATCCTTTGTAAAGAAGAGTTTGCGAAGAAGATAGACAAGTCCATTTTCCCAGGGATCCAAGGCGGACCGCTGATGCATGTCATTGCTGCTAAAGCCGTTGCATTCGGTGAAGCCCTGCAGGATTCTTTCAAAGACTATGCAGCGAACATCATCGACAATGCGAAGCGTCTAGGAGAAGGCCTTGTTAAAGAAGGCATCGACCTCGTATCTGGCGGATCGGACAACCATTTACTGCTGATCGACCTTCGTTCACTCGGGCTGACTGGTAAAGTTGCTGAGAAAGTCCTTGATGAAATCGGGATCACAGTCAATAAAAACACGATTCCATTCGACCCTGAAAGTCCATTCGTAACAAGCGGTATCCGTATCGGAACGGCTGCTGTGACTTCAAGAGGATTCGGGCTTGAAGACATGGACGAAATCGCATCGATCATGGCTTTGACTCTTAAAAACCATGAAGACGAAGCGAAGTTGGAAGAAGCACGTCAACGCGTCATCGATCTGACAGGTAAGTTTGAATTGTATCCAGAGCGGTAA
- a CDS encoding TIGR01440 family protein — translation MEIARLKEELQSILQDFTRQVPLKSGQVFVVGCSTSEVMGERIGTAGTIEVADMIFGELQAWAESSGVSLAFQCCEHLNRAIVLERDVAERKGLDEVTVVPVRSAGGAMATKAYHSFHDPVMVEHIKGDAGIDIGDTFIGMHLKHVAVPVRVTQKSLGQAHVTLAKTRPKLIGGNRAAYE, via the coding sequence ATGGAAATCGCTCGACTAAAGGAAGAGCTTCAATCGATCCTCCAGGACTTCACTCGTCAGGTTCCGCTGAAAAGTGGACAAGTATTCGTTGTCGGCTGCTCCACATCTGAAGTGATGGGGGAGCGGATTGGCACCGCCGGGACTATCGAGGTGGCGGATATGATCTTTGGTGAACTACAGGCATGGGCGGAATCATCAGGCGTATCACTTGCCTTTCAATGTTGTGAACATTTGAACCGGGCAATCGTCCTGGAAAGGGATGTGGCAGAACGAAAGGGACTGGATGAAGTCACCGTCGTCCCTGTGCGCAGTGCAGGTGGCGCCATGGCAACGAAAGCGTACCATTCCTTTCATGATCCGGTCATGGTCGAGCATATCAAGGGAGACGCAGGCATCGATATCGGGGACACCTTCATCGGCATGCACCTGAAGCACGTCGCTGTCCCTGTCCGCGTGACCCAGAAAAGCCTTGGCCAAGCCCACGTCACCCTCGCCAAAACCAGACCCAAACTCATCGGCGGAAACCGGGCGGCCTACGAATAA
- the rpiB gene encoding ribose 5-phosphate isomerase B: protein MKIAIASDHGGVNIREEIKSLLEEMGLEYEDFGCECGTSVDYPDYAVPVAEKVASGEFDRGILICGTGIGMSISANKVKGIRCALVHDLFSAKATREHNNSNMLAMGERVIGPGLAREIAKTWLLTEFEGGRHENRVGKITAYEDKK, encoded by the coding sequence ATGAAAATCGCCATTGCGTCTGATCATGGTGGGGTAAACATCAGAGAAGAAATCAAATCATTATTAGAAGAAATGGGCCTGGAATATGAAGATTTCGGCTGTGAATGCGGAACATCCGTCGACTACCCAGACTACGCGGTTCCGGTAGCAGAAAAGGTAGCGAGCGGAGAGTTTGACCGGGGCATCCTTATTTGTGGCACGGGAATCGGGATGAGCATTTCAGCGAATAAAGTAAAGGGCATCCGCTGTGCCCTTGTACATGACCTGTTCAGTGCGAAAGCGACACGGGAACATAATAACAGCAATATGCTCGCGATGGGTGAACGTGTCATCGGACCTGGGCTTGCCCGCGAAATCGCAAAAACCTGGCTTCTGACCGAATTCGAAGGCGGTAGGCATGAAAACCGGGTAGGGAAGATCACCGCATACGAAGACAAAAAATAA
- a CDS encoding methyl-accepting chemotaxis protein, with protein sequence MGKVNSYKSGLRKKLVFFITLLAVVTYSTSALFIYFIKPTFAPDMNELMFTIMTLGMGIFWSAVLAFFAAGFIVKPLQRLEQVALKAAEGDIAIDVEVPKSDDEIRSLALAFNRMLHNLRDMVSSIDENFTKTNSNVIELSKSSEIASTQADSISKTIREISAGAESSATAIQSTAESVEDVIRIAREVQNHSKSSEHISKNMVTELQGSKEVIHSLVEGISRLAKGNEDSLDAVRRLEDNAKKVEQIIQLVGDIANQTNLLALNASIEAARAGEHGKGFAVVAEEVRKLADESGTAVQGISELIKNIQTEVGNVVGQITTQVQSANSEAEKGTQTNEMIETMTTTIHEVADAVKNISVLVDQQMDSIQLTSQQSQEVAAIAEETSAGALEVSDSTREQAVVMNDVEKLALNLKEQAESLKNTITRFHL encoded by the coding sequence ATGGGGAAAGTGAACAGTTACAAGTCGGGTCTTAGAAAGAAATTAGTCTTCTTTATCACGCTTCTGGCAGTGGTAACGTATTCCACAAGTGCACTTTTTATTTATTTTATTAAACCTACTTTTGCACCGGATATGAACGAGCTGATGTTTACGATCATGACGCTCGGCATGGGGATCTTCTGGTCGGCGGTATTGGCCTTTTTCGCGGCAGGATTCATCGTGAAGCCGTTGCAGCGATTGGAGCAGGTCGCCCTGAAGGCTGCTGAAGGGGATATTGCAATCGATGTGGAAGTGCCGAAATCAGATGATGAAATCCGTTCCCTAGCGCTTGCGTTTAACCGCATGCTGCATAACCTGCGGGATATGGTATCTTCCATCGACGAGAATTTCACAAAAACGAATTCGAATGTCATTGAGCTGTCAAAATCATCGGAAATCGCGTCAACGCAAGCGGATTCCATCTCGAAGACGATCCGTGAGATTTCAGCCGGTGCAGAAAGTTCTGCAACAGCGATCCAATCGACGGCTGAATCTGTTGAGGATGTGATCCGGATTGCCCGGGAAGTTCAGAATCATTCGAAATCATCGGAGCACATTTCTAAAAACATGGTAACGGAGCTTCAAGGAAGTAAAGAGGTCATCCATTCCCTAGTTGAAGGCATCAGCCGCCTGGCAAAAGGAAATGAAGATTCATTGGACGCTGTCCGCAGACTTGAAGACAATGCGAAAAAGGTAGAGCAGATTATCCAGCTTGTCGGGGATATCGCGAACCAAACGAACCTCCTCGCCCTCAATGCATCCATCGAAGCGGCACGGGCCGGTGAGCACGGTAAAGGATTTGCCGTCGTGGCAGAAGAAGTCCGCAAGCTTGCAGATGAGAGCGGCACAGCCGTTCAAGGCATTTCCGAATTGATCAAAAACATTCAGACCGAAGTTGGGAATGTAGTCGGACAAATTACCACTCAGGTACAGTCGGCTAATTCGGAAGCGGAAAAAGGAACCCAAACCAATGAAATGATCGAAACGATGACAACGACGATCCATGAAGTGGCCGATGCAGTCAAAAATATCTCAGTCCTCGTCGACCAGCAGATGGACAGCATCCAACTCACTTCACAGCAATCACAGGAAGTAGCCGCAATTGCCGAAGAAACGTCCGCAGGGGCATTGGAAGTGTCCGATTCAACCAGGGAACAAGCGGTCGTGATGAATGATGTAGAGAAACTTGCGCTTAACCTGAAAGAACAGGCAGAATCACTGAAAAACACAATCACACGTTTTCATTTATAG
- a CDS encoding low molecular weight protein arginine phosphatase, which translates to MMNILFVCTGNTCRSPMAEAVLRHRGKGAFEVKSAGVFAMDGSDTSNQTKEVLQENDIIHRHESSSLTKERLDWATYIFTMTSNHKRAIVDQYPHVADKIFTLKEFVLEDPVDLDVSDPYGGSVDIYRHTYRELDSLIEALIKKLG; encoded by the coding sequence GTGATGAATATTTTATTTGTTTGTACGGGAAATACGTGTCGCAGCCCTATGGCGGAAGCGGTGTTGAGGCATAGGGGCAAGGGTGCTTTTGAGGTGAAATCTGCAGGGGTCTTTGCGATGGATGGAAGCGATACCTCAAATCAGACTAAAGAAGTGCTCCAAGAGAACGATATAATACATAGACACGAATCGAGTTCATTGACGAAAGAGCGTTTGGACTGGGCAACCTATATTTTTACGATGACGTCGAATCATAAACGGGCGATTGTGGATCAATATCCTCATGTGGCAGACAAGATTTTCACATTGAAGGAATTTGTCCTTGAAGATCCTGTTGATTTGGACGTGTCGGATCCGTATGGGGGAAGTGTGGACATCTACAGACATACATACAGAGAACTGGATTCATTGATTGAAGCGTTAATTAAAAAGCTTGGTTGA
- a CDS encoding manganese efflux pump MntP gives MTAMIGELVTLMLMAFALGMDAFSIGIGMGMLRLRLKQIFYIGLVVGIFHVWMPMFGMITGKFLSETFGDLAAYAGGLLLIVLGIQMFMASFKEEEASLISPVGFGLILFALSVSLDSFSVGLTLGIFGARTAVALFCFGIAATVLTWAGLLIGRRFQGVLGNYSEALGGSILFAFGVKLLLPI, from the coding sequence ATGACAGCGATGATAGGAGAATTGGTGACACTGATGTTGATGGCATTTGCCCTTGGGATGGATGCCTTTTCGATCGGGATCGGAATGGGGATGTTGAGGCTCAGATTAAAACAAATTTTTTATATAGGATTGGTTGTCGGCATCTTTCATGTATGGATGCCGATGTTCGGGATGATAACCGGGAAATTTTTATCAGAAACATTCGGGGACCTTGCCGCATACGCTGGCGGGCTGCTTTTGATCGTGCTGGGGATTCAGATGTTCATGGCGAGCTTTAAGGAAGAGGAAGCGTCCCTCATCTCCCCGGTGGGCTTCGGCTTGATCCTTTTCGCCTTGAGCGTCAGTCTGGACAGCTTTTCTGTCGGGCTCACACTCGGGATCTTCGGAGCCAGGACAGCCGTTGCCCTTTTCTGCTTCGGAATCGCCGCGACCGTCCTTACTTGGGCAGGATTGCTGATCGGACGGAGATTTCAGGGAGTGCTCGGGAATTATAGCGAGGCGCTCGGGGGAAGTATTCTGTTTGCCTTCGGGGTGAAGCTGCTGCTGCCGATTTAA
- a CDS encoding L-threonylcarbamoyladenylate synthase: protein MMKHWIVESDVDKNKSYPQIVDAAKFLQQDEVVAFPTETVYGLGANATSDSAVGKIFEAKGRPSDNPLIVHISNKGQLNGLVAHIPDVAEKLIDAYWPGPLTIIFEKKAEVFSEKVTAGLDTVAIRMPDHPVALAIIEAAGLPIAAPSANRSGKPSPTTADHVIDDLQDRIAGVVDGGETGVGVESTVVDCTGAVPVILRPGGVTKEQLEEVVGAVEVDPSLKEGKGAPKSPGMKYTHYAPDAPVYLVDGTRADLQRLVDEKKAEGLKVGVMTTAEYLEEFEADLILSAGRRDDLSTVAHHLYDTLRAFNRSDVDIIFAEMFPEEGVGLAIMNRLQKAAGYRVIKG from the coding sequence ATGATGAAACATTGGATTGTGGAAAGTGATGTGGATAAAAACAAAAGTTATCCACAAATTGTGGATGCAGCGAAGTTTCTTCAGCAGGATGAAGTGGTGGCGTTCCCGACTGAGACGGTTTACGGGCTTGGTGCAAACGCCACATCTGATTCAGCTGTGGGGAAAATCTTCGAAGCGAAAGGCAGACCGTCGGATAATCCACTGATTGTCCACATATCAAATAAAGGGCAGCTAAACGGACTTGTGGCACACATTCCAGACGTTGCGGAGAAGCTGATCGATGCTTACTGGCCGGGACCCCTTACGATTATTTTTGAAAAAAAAGCCGAAGTATTCTCTGAAAAGGTGACGGCAGGATTGGACACGGTGGCGATCCGGATGCCAGATCACCCTGTGGCCCTTGCGATCATAGAAGCCGCCGGACTTCCGATTGCGGCGCCGAGTGCGAATCGTTCAGGCAAACCGAGCCCGACAACAGCAGATCATGTGATCGACGATTTGCAAGACCGGATCGCAGGTGTAGTTGATGGCGGTGAAACGGGGGTAGGTGTGGAGTCGACGGTGGTGGACTGTACCGGTGCGGTGCCTGTCATCTTGCGACCGGGCGGCGTCACGAAGGAGCAGCTTGAAGAAGTCGTCGGAGCTGTTGAAGTGGATCCTTCCTTGAAAGAAGGAAAAGGGGCCCCGAAATCCCCAGGCATGAAATATACCCACTACGCACCGGACGCGCCGGTCTATTTAGTGGACGGGACACGGGCTGATTTGCAGAGACTGGTGGATGAGAAAAAAGCGGAAGGCCTGAAGGTTGGGGTGATGACGACTGCGGAATACTTGGAGGAGTTTGAAGCGGATCTCATCTTGTCTGCAGGGCGTCGCGATGACTTGAGTACGGTCGCCCATCATTTGTATGATACGCTCCGTGCTTTTAATAGAAGTGATGTGGATATCATCTTTGCCGAGATGTTCCCGGAAGAGGGAGTCGGCCTTGCGATCATGAACAGATTGCAGAAAGCGGCCGGATACCGTGTCATAAAAGGATAA
- a CDS encoding GNAT family N-acetyltransferase gives MLKVIRQANHEDIHEVVAFLLKAGLSTEGVKDGIDCFLVVEDEEDRLIGTLGIEVQGKIGLLRSLVVTSSFESEELFALFQEILKLAKEKELQRLYLISNRKASLTFFDLLGFQQEKEATVDELKPFVHAQKLSTVDNCITMKLDL, from the coding sequence ATGTTGAAAGTGATTCGTCAGGCAAACCATGAGGACATTCATGAAGTGGTTGCCTTTTTATTGAAAGCGGGATTGAGTACAGAAGGGGTCAAGGATGGCATTGATTGTTTTTTAGTAGTGGAGGACGAGGAAGACCGGCTCATCGGGACGCTTGGAATCGAGGTTCAAGGAAAAATTGGACTGCTTCGCTCGCTTGTTGTTACCTCGTCATTTGAAAGTGAAGAATTGTTTGCCCTCTTTCAGGAAATTTTAAAGCTGGCAAAAGAAAAGGAACTGCAGCGACTCTACTTAATCTCGAATCGCAAAGCATCGCTGACGTTTTTCGATTTATTAGGTTTTCAACAGGAGAAGGAAGCGACTGTGGACGAGCTGAAGCCTTTCGTGCACGCCCAGAAGTTATCCACAGTGGATAACTGCATTACGATGAAGCTGGATCTTTAG
- the spoIIR gene encoding stage II sporulation protein R has translation MKTKHTVLLYILILSLGTILSLYIPKQEMAAQEATVIPEEAIRLRILANSDLEEDQAVKRLVRDEVNKEITKWVAELTSQDEAKTVIKAGLPELQMIAEKVVAAEGMDQSVKVDFGKVNFPTKLYGQYLYPAGEYEAVLITLGKGEGANWWCVLYPPLCFLDFSTGTAVRSPGFETTVEASGNEVTEVDPEEAAVETGANREESRMVNEIQPDPVFVEEGEEEEVEVRFFVVDLFKGIFSK, from the coding sequence ATGAAAACAAAACATACTGTACTATTATATATCTTGATTCTATCATTAGGAACGATTCTAAGTTTATATATACCGAAACAGGAAATGGCGGCACAGGAGGCGACGGTGATCCCGGAAGAAGCAATCAGGCTGCGGATTTTGGCCAACAGTGATCTGGAGGAAGATCAGGCGGTGAAAAGGCTGGTCCGGGATGAAGTGAATAAGGAGATCACGAAGTGGGTGGCGGAGCTGACGTCACAGGATGAAGCGAAAACAGTGATCAAAGCCGGTCTTCCTGAGCTTCAAATGATTGCGGAAAAGGTAGTGGCAGCAGAAGGCATGGATCAATCGGTGAAAGTGGATTTTGGAAAAGTGAATTTTCCTACAAAACTGTACGGTCAGTATCTTTATCCGGCAGGGGAATATGAAGCGGTGCTGATTACGTTAGGGAAAGGGGAAGGGGCGAATTGGTGGTGCGTCCTTTATCCGCCTCTCTGCTTCCTTGATTTCTCCACAGGCACGGCAGTCAGAAGTCCGGGATTTGAAACGACCGTAGAAGCAAGCGGCAACGAAGTGACTGAAGTGGATCCTGAAGAAGCTGCGGTGGAAACGGGTGCGAACCGGGAAGAATCCCGCATGGTCAACGAGATCCAGCCGGACCCGGTCTTTGTAGAAGAGGGGGAAGAGGAAGAAGTAGAGGTTCGCTTCTTCGTAGTAGACTTGTTCAAAGGTATATTCAGTAAGTAG
- the prmC gene encoding peptide chain release factor N(5)-glutamine methyltransferase, with protein sequence MTAVTVFEALKWASSFLVEQNRDENVGEIYLRHLMGLSRSQLLAEQRRSVPQEMWDKFQKGIHEHVGGVPIQHIIGVEEFYGRTFVVNGHVLIPRPETEELVYFALEKVKALFPDKEVPLQAADIGTGSGAIAVTFKLEAARPSLSMTAVDISREALAVARENADRLGADIDFLEGDLLQPMIRDGRRLDILLSNPPYIPLTDRETLSEVVVGHEPELALFGGEDGYDLYKRFMEELPSVMKERFLIGFEVGVGQGQTVAALLKATFPEAETEVVNDINGKDRMVFCVRK encoded by the coding sequence GTGACAGCTGTTACAGTATTTGAAGCCCTTAAATGGGCTTCTTCTTTTTTAGTGGAACAGAACCGTGATGAAAATGTGGGAGAAATCTATTTACGGCATCTGATGGGACTATCCCGTTCGCAACTGCTCGCAGAACAGCGGAGGTCCGTTCCTCAAGAAATGTGGGATAAATTTCAGAAAGGGATACACGAGCATGTCGGTGGTGTGCCGATTCAGCATATTATCGGAGTCGAGGAGTTCTATGGCCGGACGTTTGTCGTCAATGGGCATGTGCTCATCCCGCGTCCGGAAACCGAAGAGCTGGTCTATTTCGCTTTGGAGAAGGTGAAAGCACTTTTCCCTGATAAAGAGGTACCGTTACAGGCAGCGGATATTGGAACCGGAAGCGGTGCGATCGCGGTCACGTTCAAGCTTGAAGCGGCGCGCCCTTCTCTCTCTATGACCGCAGTGGATATTTCTCGGGAAGCGTTGGCCGTTGCCAGGGAAAACGCTGACAGGCTGGGAGCGGATATCGACTTTTTGGAAGGGGACCTGCTTCAGCCGATGATCCGTGACGGCCGCAGGCTCGACATTCTTCTATCGAACCCTCCCTACATTCCGTTGACCGATCGGGAGACCTTATCGGAAGTAGTCGTCGGCCACGAACCGGAACTCGCTTTATTCGGCGGGGAAGATGGCTATGATCTCTATAAGCGATTCATGGAAGAACTGCCTTCCGTGATGAAGGAACGCTTCCTCATCGGTTTTGAAGTCGGTGTAGGTCAGGGGCAGACCGTCGCAGCATTGCTGAAGGCAACATTCCCAGAAGCTGAAACAGAAGTCGTCAATGATATTAATGGAAAAGATCGCATGGTGTTTTGTGTGAGAAAATAG
- the prfA gene encoding peptide chain release factor 1, whose translation MFDRLQAVEDRYDKLNELLSDPEIVNDPKKLRDYSKEQSDIQATVEAYREYKELSGQYKDAKAMLDDKLDADMREMVKEEVSELEEQIEALEARLKILLIPKDPNDDKNVIMEVRGAAGGDEAALFAGDLYRMYSRYAESQGWKIEVMEANSTGVGGYKEIIFMINGNGAFSKMKYENGAHRVQRVPETESGGRIHTSTATVACLPEAEEVEVDIHDKDIRVDTFASSGPGGQSVNTTMSAVRLTHMPTGVVVSCQDEKSQIKNKEKAMKVLRARVYDKFQREVQAEYDANRKSAVGTGDRSERIRTYNFPQNRVTDHRIGLTIQKLDQILEGKMDDVIDALIIEDQTKLLERMEQA comes from the coding sequence GTGTTCGATCGTTTACAAGCAGTGGAAGATCGCTACGATAAGTTAAATGAATTGTTGAGTGATCCAGAAATTGTGAATGACCCAAAGAAGCTAAGAGATTATTCAAAAGAACAATCAGACATCCAAGCAACGGTAGAAGCATATCGAGAATATAAAGAACTTTCTGGGCAGTATAAAGACGCCAAGGCGATGCTGGATGATAAGCTTGATGCAGATATGCGCGAAATGGTGAAGGAAGAAGTTTCCGAGCTTGAAGAGCAAATCGAAGCATTGGAAGCCCGTCTGAAAATATTATTGATTCCGAAAGACCCGAACGATGACAAGAACGTAATCATGGAGGTCCGTGGTGCTGCAGGTGGGGATGAAGCCGCACTGTTTGCCGGTGACCTTTACCGCATGTACAGCCGCTACGCTGAATCACAAGGCTGGAAGATCGAAGTCATGGAAGCGAACTCCACCGGTGTCGGTGGATACAAAGAGATCATTTTCATGATCAACGGGAACGGCGCATTTTCAAAGATGAAATACGAAAACGGTGCCCACCGTGTACAACGTGTGCCTGAAACAGAATCGGGCGGACGTATCCATACGTCGACTGCAACGGTAGCGTGCCTTCCGGAAGCCGAGGAAGTCGAAGTGGATATCCACGATAAAGACATCCGTGTCGACACATTCGCATCCAGCGGACCAGGGGGACAAAGTGTCAACACGACCATGTCGGCCGTCCGTTTGACGCACATGCCAACAGGTGTCGTCGTATCCTGTCAGGATGAAAAATCACAAATCAAAAACAAAGAGAAAGCAATGAAAGTATTGCGCGCTCGTGTTTACGATAAATTCCAACGTGAAGTACAGGCGGAGTACGATGCAAATCGTAAGTCAGCCGTTGGTACTGGTGACCGTTCGGAACGTATCCGTACGTACAATTTCCCACAAAACCGTGTCACGGATCACCGTATCGGCCTGACGATCCAAAAGCTTGACCAAATCCTTGAAGGGAAGATGGATGACGTCATCGATGCACTGATCATCGAAGACCAAACCAAACTCCTTGAAAGAATGGAACAAGCGTAA
- a CDS encoding thymidine kinase, whose translation MYVMKQTGWVEVICGSMFSGKSEELIRRVRRTQFAKQEIAVYKPKLDNRYSDESVVSHNGTSVIAKAVEGSRVILDDLNPEVDVVAIDEVQFFDEGIVEVVQTLANSGYRVILAGLDQDFRGEPFGPMPFLMSIAEQVTKLQAVCAVCGSPASRTQRLINGEPACYDDPVILVGASEAYEPRCRHHHEVPTGMSVTPDMVKES comes from the coding sequence GTGTATGTCATGAAACAAACGGGTTGGGTGGAAGTCATTTGCGGCAGCATGTTCTCAGGGAAATCCGAGGAACTGATCCGCCGTGTGCGCCGCACTCAATTTGCAAAACAGGAAATTGCTGTGTATAAGCCAAAATTAGATAATCGCTATAGCGATGAATCGGTTGTATCTCATAATGGTACCTCTGTTATTGCCAAAGCAGTAGAGGGATCCCGTGTCATCCTCGATGACCTGAATCCAGAGGTGGATGTGGTTGCGATCGATGAGGTGCAATTTTTCGATGAAGGCATCGTTGAAGTTGTCCAAACGTTAGCGAACAGCGGATACCGGGTGATCCTCGCAGGTCTTGATCAGGACTTCCGGGGAGAGCCGTTCGGTCCGATGCCGTTCTTAATGTCGATTGCCGAGCAAGTGACGAAGCTTCAAGCCGTTTGCGCAGTATGCGGCTCTCCTGCAAGCCGTACACAGCGATTGATCAATGGCGAACCGGCATGCTATGATGACCCGGTCATCCTCGTCGGTGCATCAGAAGCCTATGAGCCGAGATGCCGCCATCATCACGAAGTCCCAACCGGGATGAGCGTCACGCCTGATATGGTGAAAGAAAGCTAA
- the rpmE gene encoding 50S ribosomal protein L31: protein MKSGIHPKYNMIKVSCACGNEFETGSVAEEMRVEVCSECHPFYTGRQKFADAGGRVDRFNKKYGLKNQQQ from the coding sequence ATGAAATCAGGAATTCATCCTAAGTACAACATGATCAAAGTTAGCTGTGCTTGCGGTAACGAATTTGAAACTGGTTCTGTAGCGGAAGAAATGCGCGTTGAGGTATGTTCTGAATGCCATCCATTCTACACAGGCCGTCAGAAATTCGCTGATGCAGGTGGTCGTGTTGACCGTTTCAACAAAAAATACGGTCTTAAAAATCAACAACAATAA